In Candidatus Finniella inopinata, the genomic window CTCCTTGCTGCGCTGGCATAAAAAAGTAGACATCATTAAGGTCGCTATTCTCAGCCTCTAAAAAAGGCGGGGCATAGCCAAATCCCAAAACGACTTGATTTTTATAATTTGGCCATATTGTTGAGATTGTCTTCTTAATATCTTTTTGCACCACAGTCCCCAAAGACGATGCATAGAAGTCGCGTAAGTCAATTACATCTGTGGTCATTATGATTTTCCTATTACATGCTTGATCATTTTATCAGGGGTTTGTAGATTGGGCCAGCAAACCCACTATATTTTATGAATCGCGAGCCTTTATGCTATCACGTTTTTTGGGATTTATGTCAGCCGACATGGCCATCGACTTGGGAACCGCCAATACTCTGGTTTATGTCAAGGGAAGAGGAATCGTTCTAAATGAACCTTCTGTGGTCGCGATTGCAACCATCAAAGGCAAACGCCAAGTTTTGGCCGTGGGTGAAGAGGCCAAGCTGATGGTGGGGCGTACACCGGGGAACATTCAGGCGATCCGCCCTTTACGTGATGGTGTTATCGCTGATTTTGAAGTGGCAGAGGAGATGATCAAGCATTTCATTCGCAAAGTTCACAACAGACGCGGTTTTGCAGCCCCCCAGATTATTGTTTGCGTCCCCTCAGGCTCGACCGCTGTTGAACGTCGCGCGATTCAGGAATCAGCCGAAAGCGCTGGCGGTCGTCGTGTGTTTTTAATTGAGGAGCCCATGGCAGCTGCCATTGGTGCCGGTATGCCCGTCACAGAGCCCACAGGATCGATGGTGGTTGATATTGGGGGTGGCACAACCGAGGTCGCTGTCGTGTCATTAGGGGGCATTGTGTATGCCTGTTCAGTTCGGGTTGGCGGGGACAAAATGGATGATGCCATCATTAACTACATCCGTCGCACCCACAGTCTGTTGATTGGTGAAGCCACAGCTGAAAGAATTAAAAAAGAAATTGCTTCTGCCATCGTTACACCTGAAAGCGAGAGCATTACGATGTTGATTAAAGGCCGAAGTCTTATCAACGGGGTGCCCAAAGAAATAGAAATTAACCAGCGTCAAGTTGCAGAATCTTTAACTGAAGTGGTAACGGCCATAACCGAAGGGGTGAAAACAGCCCTAGAGAATACAGCGCCAGAACTATCAGCCGACATCGTTGACCGCGGCATCGTCATGACGGGGGGTGCTTCGCAATTAACAAATCTGGATCGCGTTTTGGCCGATGCCACCGGTGTTCCTGTGTTTATCGCTGAAAATCCGTTAACGTGCGTTGTGTTAGGAACGGGAAAAACTTTGGAAGAAATGAAAACCTTGAAGAACGTGTTAATCAGTATGTATTAAGACTGTCATAAAAAATGCTCCTCTCCTTTCTTGGTTTAAAAGCAAGCGGTCTTCGGCGAAGTCAGGCTTTCTTTATCTTTTTGGGAAAGTTTTTCAGGCATTCCTTCAAGAATTTGCATCGTTTCATGATCGGCTTTGTGCTTTTGGTCGTGTTTGTTGTGCTTTTGTTCAACAGACAAAATGCTTACCTACAAAATTGCCAACGATGGCTTTCTGACTTGACGGTCACAAGTTTGTATTACGTGCAGGCTCCCTTTACATCCATCAAAAATTATTGGCATACGCACACAAGTTTGCAGCACCAGATTCAGACTTTAACCCTGGAAAACCAACAGTTACGAATGCTTCAGCATCAGGCTTTAAGCTATCAAAGGGAAAATGAGGCTTTGCGGAAATTGGTGAATGCTTTACCCGCCTACAAACAAGAGTTTATAACCACACGCGTTCTCGGTATGCCCACAGATGCTTTCTCAACGTTGGCAATTGAAGTGGACTCGGGCAGTCACTTGGTCAAGAATCAGGTGGTTATAGCGGCCGAGGGGGTGGTTGGTCGTCTTTACCAAATTGGCACGACAACAGCGCGCGTTTTATTAATAACAGACAGTCGTTCCAAAATTCCCGCCCGCATAGCCACAACAGGCGAGCATGTAATTTTAAGCGGGCAAAACAATTCGGATCTGAAAGTCTTGCATACAGCCGCCTCGGCAACACCGAACACTCAACCAAAAGTGGGGGATCTATTAGTGACGTCTGGGTTTGGAGGGGTTTATCCGCCCGGCTTACCAGTGGCGCGCATTTCATCCGTGAGTGAATCGCCCGTTAATGGGGAATCCTTTACCGCCCGCGTTCTAGCGGATGCCCACAATCTTGATTATGTAAGTGTTTTAAAGGCAGTCATCCCGGAGGAGGGCAAATAAGATATTTCTTGTTAACCCAGCCGGATGATTTCCCATTCCAACATAATGCCGGTTTGATCATAAACACGCTTTTGAACGGTGTTCCCCAATTGTTCTAAATCAGCCGCACTGGCCGCATCCAAGTTCAGCAGAAAATTACAATGTTTCTCTGAAACTTGGGCGTCCCCAATCTTAAGACCTCGACAACCGGCTTGATCAATCAATTGCCAGGCTTTTAATCCATCAGGGGGATTTTTAAAGGTGCTGCCACCTGTTCGACCCCGAATGGGTTGGCTTTTTTCACGTTCTGACAAAAAGGCATCCAGTGTTAATTGAATATCAGGCGATGGCTTGGGATCACACAAAAAGGCGGCCTTTGTGACGATCACACCTTCTGGCAGATGACCTTCGCGATAGGTCATGTTTAATGCGTGGGCGGCGATGCGCTCCACCTTACCCTGAGGGGTAACCCATTCGACCCATTGCAGGCGGTCCTTGACCTCGTGACCATAGGCACCGGCGTTCATGGCAATGGCCCCTCCGATTGTGCCGGGAATCCCCACCAAAAACTCTAACCCCGACAGGGCCCATTGACAGGTGGTCAAGGCCACGGTTCGATCCAGACAGCCCGCCCCTAAGATAACCAGATTCCCTTGTTGTTCAATGGTCGCAAAGGTCCGACCCAATCGAATGACGCAACCTGGCAGACCTGCATCTGCGACCAGAACATTAGACCCTGCCCCCAAAGGATAACAGGACAGATTGGATGGTTTTTGACTTAAAAACTGACACAAATCCTCAAGGTCAGCTGGCTTAAAAATAACCTCCGCTGGCCCACCAACCCGAAACCACGTGGATTGCGACAACGGAACGTCAAATTCGTATCGACCCCGCACAGCGGGAAGACTGGGTAAAGAAGACAGTTTTATCAAACAACTTGTTCCTGCTTTAAAACAGGGCCGTTCAAATTAGCCAACTGCGCCGGTAACGCCGCAGCCCATTGGGTGATGTTACCCGCCCCCAAACACAAAACCATATCCCCCGGCGCCACCACCATTTGCAAAAGACGGGCTAATTCGTCCGGATTATAAAACAGCGTGGTAGAGACATTATTCTTCTTGAGGGCTTCGGCCAAATGTTCCGAGGTTGCCCCTGGAATAGGGTCCTCATTGGCGGTATAAACCGGGGCCAGCATAACGTGATGGGCCCCATCAAAACACTGGCTAAACTCTTCAAACAAATGATGCAAACGGCTATACCGATGCGGTTGCATTACCACCCAAATTCGCCCCTGATCTGATTTCGTAGCTTGTTTGGCAGCCTCAATCACTGTTTTAATTTCAACAGGGTGATGGGCATAGTCATCAATAACGGTCACGCCATTAACGGTACCTGTGTGGGTGAATCGTCTTTTAACGCCTTTAAAGGTGTCAAACGCCTGACGAATAACCCCCTCATCAAGGCCCAGTTCATCAGCAATGGCAATAACCGACAAGATATTTTGAACATTGTGACGGCCAACCATGGGCAAAAACAGGTCTTTTATTTTGCGAGGCAGGGGCGTTACTGTCTTATCTGTTGTTTGTAAAGCAGCCTGCAGGGGCAAGGGTCGTGCCATTTCCACATCAAAGGTGGTCCCCTTGGCGGTTTGGCGCAAGTTTACAGCCCGCACCATGGCGGTTTCAGCAAAGCCATATGTCACAAAGCGACGATCATTTATACGGGGTAATAAGGCCATAACGGCAGGATGGTCTGCACATAAAATTGCCAGACCATAAAAAGGAATGTTTGATATGAATTTCAAAAAGGCTTGGTTTAAAACATCAACCGTTCCATAAAACTCCATATGCTCTGGGTCAATATTGGTCACAACACCAATTGTAGCGGGCAATTTGGTAAAACTGCCATCAGACTCATCCGCCTCAACAACAGCCCATTCCCCAGTTCCCAGACGCGCATTCGTGTTATAGGCATTAATAATCCCCCCATTAATGACCGTAGGGTCGATGCCCGCAGCATCCAGCAAAGCAGCTGCCATGGATGTAGTTGTTGTTTTTCCGTGGGTACCAGAAATGGCTATTGATTTTTTCAAACGCATCAACTCAGCCAGCATCTCAGCCCGTTGAATAACGGGAATGCCAATTTTACGCGCCGCTAAAACCTCGGGGTTGTCCGCCCGCACCGCAGAGGACACAACCACAACTTGTGCCCCTTCGATATTTTGAGGCCGGTGGCCAATAACCACGTCAATCCCAATCGACTGCAAACGGTGGATATTATAGTTATCGGCAATGTCACTGCCCTTAACCCGATAGCCCAAATTGTGCAAGACTTCGGCAATGCCGCTCATCCCAATGCCACCGATTCCAATAAAATGAAGATGTTGTACTTTAAAGGCAGGTATATGCATAAACGGCGTCAAGATAATGTAAAGTTAATATCAGGTTAACAAATCCCCGATCACATCTGCAACAGTATTTGCAAGTTTTTCCGAGGCATCTGGTTTGCTAAAGGCCTGCATCGCCTGTGAGGCGGCTGTGAGAATGTCTGGATTCAACATAAGTTTTTCCAAAAGGCTGCTCAACACTTCGGGAGTAAACTCACTTTCTTTAATAACCCAGGCAGCATTGGCTTTTACCATTGGCGCCGCGTTATAAGATTGGTCAGACTCCAACGAGGCAGCGTAGGGCACTAAAATTGCAGGTCTTCGAACCACAGCCAGTTCAGCAATTGTCGATGCCCCTGCACGGCAAATCACTAAATGAGCTTGGCGGTATTGAGTGGCGATATCTTCAATAAACGTGGTTAA contains:
- a CDS encoding rod shape-determining protein, whose translation is MLSRFLGFMSADMAIDLGTANTLVYVKGRGIVLNEPSVVAIATIKGKRQVLAVGEEAKLMVGRTPGNIQAIRPLRDGVIADFEVAEEMIKHFIRKVHNRRGFAAPQIIVCVPSGSTAVERRAIQESAESAGGRRVFLIEEPMAAAIGAGMPVTEPTGSMVVDIGGGTTEVAVVSLGGIVYACSVRVGGDKMDDAIINYIRRTHSLLIGEATAERIKKEIASAIVTPESESITMLIKGRSLINGVPKEIEINQRQVAESLTEVVTAITEGVKTALENTAPELSADIVDRGIVMTGGASQLTNLDRVLADATGVPVFIAENPLTCVVLGTGKTLEEMKTLKNVLISMY
- the mreC gene encoding rod shape-determining protein MreC: MLLSFLGLKASGLRRSQAFFIFLGKFFRHSFKNLHRFMIGFVLLVVFVVLLFNRQNAYLQNCQRWLSDLTVTSLYYVQAPFTSIKNYWHTHTSLQHQIQTLTLENQQLRMLQHQALSYQRENEALRKLVNALPAYKQEFITTRVLGMPTDAFSTLAIEVDSGSHLVKNQVVIAAEGVVGRLYQIGTTTARVLLITDSRSKIPARIATTGEHVILSGQNNSDLKVLHTAASATPNTQPKVGDLLVTSGFGGVYPPGLPVARISSVSESPVNGESFTARVLADAHNLDYVSVLKAVIPEEGK
- the murB gene encoding UDP-N-acetylmuramate dehydrogenase; translation: MIKLSSLPSLPAVRGRYEFDVPLSQSTWFRVGGPAEVIFKPADLEDLCQFLSQKPSNLSCYPLGAGSNVLVADAGLPGCVIRLGRTFATIEQQGNLVILGAGCLDRTVALTTCQWALSGLEFLVGIPGTIGGAIAMNAGAYGHEVKDRLQWVEWVTPQGKVERIAAHALNMTYREGHLPEGVIVTKAAFLCDPKPSPDIQLTLDAFLSEREKSQPIRGRTGGSTFKNPPDGLKAWQLIDQAGCRGLKIGDAQVSEKHCNFLLNLDAASAADLEQLGNTVQKRVYDQTGIMLEWEIIRLG
- the murC gene encoding UDP-N-acetylmuramate--L-alanine ligase, producing MHIPAFKVQHLHFIGIGGIGMSGIAEVLHNLGYRVKGSDIADNYNIHRLQSIGIDVVIGHRPQNIEGAQVVVVSSAVRADNPEVLAARKIGIPVIQRAEMLAELMRLKKSIAISGTHGKTTTTSMAAALLDAAGIDPTVINGGIINAYNTNARLGTGEWAVVEADESDGSFTKLPATIGVVTNIDPEHMEFYGTVDVLNQAFLKFISNIPFYGLAILCADHPAVMALLPRINDRRFVTYGFAETAMVRAVNLRQTAKGTTFDVEMARPLPLQAALQTTDKTVTPLPRKIKDLFLPMVGRHNVQNILSVIAIADELGLDEGVIRQAFDTFKGVKRRFTHTGTVNGVTVIDDYAHHPVEIKTVIEAAKQATKSDQGRIWVVMQPHRYSRLHHLFEEFSQCFDGAHHVMLAPVYTANEDPIPGATSEHLAEALKKNNVSTTLFYNPDELARLLQMVVAPGDMVLCLGAGNITQWAAALPAQLANLNGPVLKQEQVV